The DNA region GTTCAGGAGGCAACTACCCCATCGACGGCTATTTTTACGTGGGTGTGACTCAGAGAAGCTGGCAAAAGCGCTGGGCCGAACATCGACGAGGAATCGACAGCGGAAGCCAGCTGCTCTTCCATCGAAAATTTCGAGAGGAACTCCAGCAGGGGCGGGTCACCTACATCAACCACAAGGTCATGGCGGTAACCGACGATCTTGAGAAGCTCTACGCGAGTGAGGAATGGCTCGTTGAGGAGCATTGGCATGATGGTCGCCGCCTGAACATGATACCAGGTGGGAAATCCGGCCTTCGCTACTTGCGTGAGAATGGCCTGCTGGGGCAACGCATTGTGCCATTGCCTGACGAGAGAGACGAGATCGTGGCAACTTGGCTCGAACAACATCCCCGCAAAGGTCTACCTGCACCTTGGGTTGCAGAAAGATGGCGGGACAACGAATGGGCAGTCGCGCAGATCTGTGGGAGAGAGGGTCGGCTCTCAGTTTCGCAGGTTCGCGCAATTCGAGCACTTTCGAAGGACTACTGCGCTGCCGAGATTGCAGCGAGGATCGGAGCCAAGAATGATGCTCAAGTTCAGCGCGTGATCGATGGCGAGACTTATACGCGGGTCGATTAGTCAGGTCGCTTGCTTCCGGGTGGTTTCATCCACTCCAGTCCGGGGATCCGCTGCCCTCCGATCAAGCAACTGTGCCAGTTGCTCCAAGCCGCCACATGCGATCACCGGTTCCTCAACAAGCCTCACACCGGCACAAATCTCGGGATCGAACATCCATGCGGGCACACCGCGAGTCGAATTGTCGGGAAGCCGCACATAGATCATGTCCCTCTCCCCACCGGCGGAACCGAAGGCCTAATGGTCCTTCCCGAAAAGCGGATGGAAGGGATAGAGAATCTTCGGAAACAAACCAAGACGCGCATTGTGGAGCGTGGCTGTTGGCCAGGACCCACAAGCCGCTTCCATCGAAGTAGAGGAGCTTGAGCAAGGTCCGGCGCTTGTTGGTGAAGGCGAAGACCGCGCCGCACTTCGGGTCCTCCTTGAGCTTGCCGGCCACCGCGTCGTGCAAGCCGTGAAACGACTTGCGCATGTCGCAGGGCTCCACCGCCACGAAGACCTTGAGGCTGCCGGGAAAGCTTAGCATGACCGGGACAGCTCGCGGATCAATGCGGCGGCGAGAGGCACTGCGGCCATGCTCGCGACATGGATCTCACCTCCACCCGGCAGGATCACGCTCAAGCCGGGATCGCGGCAAGGCCCCGCTGGCGCTTCGACCTCC from Luteolibacter sp. Y139 includes:
- the tnpB gene encoding IS66 family insertion sequence element accessory protein TnpB (TnpB, as the term is used for proteins encoded by IS66 family insertion elements, is considered an accessory protein, since TnpC, encoded by a neighboring gene, is a DDE family transposase.); translated protein: MLSFPGSLKVFVAVEPCDMRKSFHGLHDAVAGKLKEDPKCGAVFAFTNKRRTLLKLLYFDGSGLWVLANSHAPQCASWFVSEDSLSLPSAFREGPLGLRFRRWGEGHDLCAASRQFDSRCARMDVRSRDLCRCEAC